A DNA window from Impatiens glandulifera chromosome 7, dImpGla2.1, whole genome shotgun sequence contains the following coding sequences:
- the LOC124945218 gene encoding glutathione S-transferase TCHQD: protein MQLYHHPYSLDSQKVRLALEEKGIDYTSYHVNPITGKNMDTTFFRMNPSAKLPVFQNGSQVIYNTIEIIQYIERIAIVSSGGNVSPSSREVVDWMNKIQEWNPKFFTLFHVPEKYRVIVSKFLRRVLIARMAECPELASAYHCKLREEYDTEEKLRNVEILRQSEQQLVRLLDEMETKLNESSYLVGEEFTMADVMLVPLLARLKLLNLEEEYIKCRINVSQYWNAVQERPSYKKTIGKYFNGWRKYKTLFKTWCSLRIRDILKRY from the exons ATGCAGCTTTATCATCATCCATATTCTTTGGATAGCCAAAAGGTGAGACTGGCTTTGGAAGAAAAGGGTATTGATTACACATCATACCATGTCAACCCTATCACAGGCAAGAACATGGACACCACATTCTTCAGGATGAACCCTTCTGCCAAACTTCCTGTTTTTCAGAATGGTTCTCAAGTAATATACAACACAATAGAGATAATCCA GTATATTGAGAGAATTGCAATTGTCTCATCTGGTGGTAATGTCTCACCAAGCAGCAGAGAGGTTGTGGATTGGATGAACAAGATACAAGAATGGAATCCTAAGTTCTTCACACTCTTCCATGTTCCAGAGAAGTATCGTGTTATTGTCTCAAAATTCTTAAGGAGAGTATTAATAGCCAGGATGGCAGAATGCCCTGAACTAGCAAGTGCCTACCATTGCAAGCTTAGAGAGGAATACGATACAGAAGAGAAGCTAAGGAATGTGGAGATTTTGAGACAGAGCGAGCAACAATTGGTTAGGCTCTTGGACGAAATGGAAACAAAACTGAACGAGAGCTCGTATTTGGTAGGGGAAGAGTTTACGATGGCTGATGTGATGTTAGTTCCTCTATTAGCACGGTTAAAGCTTCTTAATTTGGAAGAGGAGTACATCAAATGTAGGATTAATGTTTCCCAGTACTGGAATGCGGTTCAAGAGAGGCCTAGTTATAAGAAAACGATTGGTAAATACTTCAATGGATGGAGGAAGTACAAAACGTTGTTTAAAACATGGTGCTCGCTTAGGATCCGAGATATCTTGAAGAGATACTGA